A region of Paractinoplanes abujensis DNA encodes the following proteins:
- a CDS encoding sigma-70 family RNA polymerase sigma factor, with the protein MNELDVLAARFERDRAHLRTVAQRILGSADEADDAVQEAWMRLSRSDTGDVGNLTGWLTTVVSRICLDMLRSRASRREDLAELPEDLPVATPGPEQQAVQYDAIGPALLLVLDTLGPSERLAFVLHDTFAVPFGEIATIVGCSPAAARQLASRARRRVQGQTAVGAPDVERRREIVEAFLAAAQGGDFERLLTLLDPEVVLRADAASVRMGAAEIVNGAAGVAGVFNGRAHAATVALVDGVPGLVWASDGQVRVVFRLVFDDDAGRIAGIEQVADPSRIAGVRIA; encoded by the coding sequence ATGAACGAGCTCGACGTGCTGGCCGCCCGCTTCGAGCGGGACCGGGCCCACTTGCGCACCGTCGCTCAGCGCATCCTCGGCTCGGCCGACGAGGCGGACGACGCGGTGCAGGAGGCGTGGATGCGCCTGAGCCGCAGCGACACCGGCGACGTCGGCAACCTGACCGGCTGGCTGACCACTGTCGTCTCGCGGATCTGCCTCGACATGCTGCGCTCGCGGGCGTCGCGCCGGGAGGACCTGGCCGAGCTGCCGGAGGACCTGCCGGTCGCCACGCCCGGGCCGGAGCAACAGGCCGTCCAGTACGACGCCATCGGGCCCGCGCTGCTGCTGGTGCTCGACACGCTGGGGCCGAGCGAGCGGCTGGCGTTCGTGCTGCACGACACGTTCGCGGTGCCCTTCGGCGAGATCGCCACGATCGTCGGCTGCTCACCGGCGGCGGCCCGGCAACTGGCCAGCCGGGCGCGGCGGCGGGTGCAGGGGCAGACGGCCGTCGGCGCGCCCGACGTCGAGCGCCGCCGCGAGATCGTGGAGGCGTTCCTGGCCGCGGCGCAGGGCGGCGACTTCGAGCGGCTGCTCACGCTGCTCGACCCCGAGGTGGTGCTGCGGGCCGACGCGGCGTCGGTGCGCATGGGCGCGGCCGAGATCGTGAACGGCGCGGCCGGGGTGGCCGGGGTGTTCAACGGGCGGGCCCACGCGGCCACCGTCGCGCTCGTCGACGGCGTCCCCGGGCTGGTGTGGGCCTCCGACGGTCAGGTGCGGGTCGTCTTCCGGCTGGTGTTCGACGACGACGCGGGCCGGATCGCGGGCATCGAGCAGGTGGCCGACCCGTCGCGCATCGCCGGCGTGCGGATCGCCTGA